GTGCGTGTAGCGCTGGGTGGTGGACAGGCTCGCGTGGCCGAGCAGTTCCTGGATGCTGCGGATGTCCGCTCCGCCACCGAGCAGGTGCGTGGCGAACGAGTGGCGCAGCGCGTGGGGGCTCACCTTGCGCTGCAGCGCGCATTGCAACACGTAGGCGTCCAGGTGCCGCGCGATGCTGCGGGGCGTGAGCCGGCCGCCACGGTAGTTGAGGAACACCGCCTCCGCGTCCTGCCCCGCGTGCGGCACCGCGAACAGCTCGCCCCGGCGCGCCAGGTAGGCCTCCAGCGCGCGGATGGACTGCGCGTTCACCGGGCACAGGCGCTCCTTGCTGCCCTTGCCCATCACCCGGATGATGCGCTCGCTCCGGTCCACGTCCAGCAGGTTCAGCCCGCACAGCTCGCTGATGCGCAGGCCGCCGCCGTAGAGGATCTCCAGGATGGCCCGGTCGCGCAGCCCCAGCACCGTGTCCTGGGGAGGCATGTCGAGGATGGCGAACAGCTCCTCCACCGGCAGCACCTTGGGCAGCTTCTTGGGCAGCTTGGGGCTCTTCACCAGCTTGGCGGGGCTGCCCGGCAAGAGCTTCTGGCGCACCAGGAACTTGTAGAAGCTCTTGATGCTCGCGAGCCGGCGCGCGCGGCTGGCCGGCGCGTGCTCCACCGCCAGCGTCCCCAGGTAGCCACGGATGGCGGCGTGCGAGGCGGACAGGAGCGAGAGCTTCGCGCGCTCGACGAGGTAGCGCTCGAAGTCCAGCAGATCGATGAAGTAGTTGCGCACCGTGTGCGCACTGGCGCCCTTCTCGTCGACGAGGTGGACGCGGAACTTCTCCAGGAGGGGCGACAGCGGCTCGGTGCTCATGGGAGGCCCCAGCCTAGACGCGGCCGGGCCTCCCGCAAGCTTCTCACGGCCGGGCCGGCGCCGCGTACACGCCCGCGTTGGCGCCCTTGAGCACGTACACCGCCAACGACTCCCCGGGGCCCGCGAAGTACGCCGGCAACTGGGCCCCCTGGTCCAGCGTCTTGCGCGCCCCCGTCTTCACGTCATAGACGGCCACGTCGAACGCGTCCGAGTCCATGCGCGCCGAGGTCGCCAGCACGCGCTCTCCATCCTCGGACAGCTTGTAGCTGTAGATGCCCTGCAGCCACGTGGCCGGCTGGGGAGCCGCCTCGGCGGACAGGGGCAGCGGCAGCGCCTGGAAGTCACAGGCCCGGCCCTCGCGGATGCAGCCCGAGCGGAAGACGAGCGCCGAGTTGCCCGGGGAGAAGCCGTAGCCGAACACGCCCGCCTGGGCCTTGATCGCCTTCTCCGCGCCCACCGGGTAGACCATCAGGTCCACCGAGTACACGGGCTTGAGGAAGCGCGAGAGGAAGGCCACGTACTGGCCGTCCTTGCCCCAGATGAAGTTGGGCACGCGGCTGCCCACGAGTTTCGGCTCGCCATCCGGCAGCGCCACCACGCCCATGAGTCCCGCCCCCGCCGGCTGGTCGTACTTCGCCAGGAAGCCCAGCGCGCGCGAGTCCGGGCTGAAGGCCACGTCCTTCACGCGCTCGCCCACCTTGCGCCCGGGCTCCCCGGACGCCGGGCCCACGTACAGGTCGCCCATCACCTCGGGCTTGCCCCCGTCGTTGCGCGCCAGCCACTTCGAGTCCGGCGAGAAGGCGAACGACGTCGTGCCCGTGGCCACCTTGAGGCCCGTCCACTCCGGCGGCGACGCCACGTACAGGTCATACGTCGAGCTGCCGCTGCCGCGCACCTGGTAGGCCACGTACTTCGAGTCCGGCGACGACACGAAGTCGCCCACCTGGTCCGCCAGCTTGCGCGGCTCGGCCGGCTTGTCCGCGGGCGAGTCCACCGCCACCGCCAGGAGGCCCCCGCCCGCCGTCAGCCTGCGCTTGAAGAAGAGCGTCGCCCCATCCGGGGAGAAGCCCGCCGTGGACACCTCGCCCCCCACCGGGCGGAAGGGCCCCGCGGGCAGCACGCCCAGCTTCAGC
Above is a window of Cystobacter fuscus DNA encoding:
- a CDS encoding tyrosine recombinase XerC, whose translation is MSTEPLSPLLEKFRVHLVDEKGASAHTVRNYFIDLLDFERYLVERAKLSLLSASHAAIRGYLGTLAVEHAPASRARRLASIKSFYKFLVRQKLLPGSPAKLVKSPKLPKKLPKVLPVEELFAILDMPPQDTVLGLRDRAILEILYGGGLRISELCGLNLLDVDRSERIIRVMGKGSKERLCPVNAQSIRALEAYLARRGELFAVPHAGQDAEAVFLNYRGGRLTPRSIARHLDAYVLQCALQRKVSPHALRHSFATHLLGGGADIRSIQELLGHASLSTTQRYTHVSWEQLQAIYDAAHPRA
- a CDS encoding gliding motility protein, giving the protein MNRRAVCMGALVVLALVGCKRGGDDKAAGGGRAAGSAAVVGGAGVPLAVGSAEDLRVTEDGRFASYLTKTRKPTVEGIPPQMRLGELYVVPVEGGVPRRLGDGVTNVPGGQLFTPDSKHVLFLTGYNLANQSGVLHVLELNEPTAEPKKLGEGVTYFVPSPDGTKLAFVEGGVLKLGVLPAGPFRPVGGEVSTAGFSPDGATLFFKRRLTAGGGLLAVAVDSPADKPAEPRKLADQVGDFVSSPDSKYVAYQVRGSGSSTYDLYVASPPEWTGLKVATGTTSFAFSPDSKWLARNDGGKPEVMGDLYVGPASGEPGRKVGERVKDVAFSPDSRALGFLAKYDQPAGAGLMGVVALPDGEPKLVGSRVPNFIWGKDGQYVAFLSRFLKPVYSVDLMVYPVGAEKAIKAQAGVFGYGFSPGNSALVFRSGCIREGRACDFQALPLPLSAEAAPQPATWLQGIYSYKLSEDGERVLATSARMDSDAFDVAVYDVKTGARKTLDQGAQLPAYFAGPGESLAVYVLKGANAGVYAAPARP